The proteins below are encoded in one region of Sphaerodactylus townsendi isolate TG3544 linkage group LG06, MPM_Stown_v2.3, whole genome shotgun sequence:
- the LOC125434665 gene encoding CCN family member 2-like isoform X2 → MYDSIGATLASTFFLVLLEPGWVASRACSYPCQCPTQPLQCPVGISLLLDSCGCCKVCARQLGEPCSLRKPCDHHKGLYCNFSKTHRDSGICLAHEGATCDLLGKIYLNGETFQPSCKLQCICLDGAIGCIPLCSDSVWLPSPDCPFPRRKKVQGKCCEEWVCEEWATQKKPFEKGMAVYRDNPSPKPDLQLNNLQENCLVQTTEWSSCSKTCGMGISTRVTNNNPQCQLEKESRLCMVRYCNVPLERSIKLFEVVQPRCGFTTSGRTGSPTDLSSLSRRGKSA, encoded by the exons GTGGCATCCCGAGCGTGCTCGTACCCATGCCAGTGTCCCACACAGCCCCTCCAGTGTCCTGTTGGCATCAGCCTTTTGCTGGACAGCTGTGGATGCTGCAAGGTGTGCGCCCGGCAGCTTGGTGAGCCGTGCTCCCTCCGGAAACCCTGCGATCACCATAAAGGACTCTACTGCAATTTCTCCAAAACCCACAGAGACAGCGGGATCTGCTTGG CTCATGAAGGGGCCACCTGTGATCTGCTGGGCAAAATCTATCTGAATGGTGAGACCTTCCAGCCCAGCTGCAAACTGCAGTGTATCTGTTTGGACGGCGCCATTGGTTGTATCCCCCTCTGCTCTGACAGTGTGTGGCTGCCTTCCCCGGACTGCCCGTTCCCTCGCCGGAAGAAAGTACAGGGCAAATGCTGTGAAGAGTGGGTCTGTGAAGAGTGGGCCACTCAGAAGAAACCCTTTGAAAAGGGTATGGCAG TATACAGGGACaatccctccccaaaacctgATCTTCAGCTCAACAATCTCCAGGAAAACTGCTTGGTACAAACCACGGAGTGGAGCTCCTGCTCGAAGACCTGCGGCATGGGCATCTCCACGCGGGTAACCAACAACAACCCTCAGTGCCAACTGGAGAAAGAGAGCAGGCTTTGCATGGTCCGATACTGCAATGTCCCTTTGGAGAGGAGCATCAAG CTGTTTGAAGTGGTACAGCCAAGATGCGGGTTCACCACCTCTGGAAGAACTGGGTCACCTACTGATTTGTCCTCTCTTTCCAGAAGGGGAAAAAGTGCGTGA
- the LOC125434665 gene encoding CCN family member 2-like isoform X1 — protein MYDSIGATLASTFFLVLLEPGWVASRACSYPCQCPTQPLQCPVGISLLLDSCGCCKVCARQLGEPCSLRKPCDHHKGLYCNFSKTHRDSGICLAHEGATCDLLGKIYLNGETFQPSCKLQCICLDGAIGCIPLCSDSVWLPSPDCPFPRRKKVQGKCCEEWVCEEWATQKKPFEKGMAVYRDNPSPKPDLQLNNLQENCLVQTTEWSSCSKTCGMGISTRVTNNNPQCQLEKESRLCMVRYCNVPLERSIKKGKKCVRNPKPRKAIHFEFTGCTSTRTYRPKFCGSCVDGRCCTPHTTNTAEVEFQCPEGDSFVRKMMMIKSCSCHYDCPVDNDIFLAINHRRMVGDHVETERQ, from the exons GTGGCATCCCGAGCGTGCTCGTACCCATGCCAGTGTCCCACACAGCCCCTCCAGTGTCCTGTTGGCATCAGCCTTTTGCTGGACAGCTGTGGATGCTGCAAGGTGTGCGCCCGGCAGCTTGGTGAGCCGTGCTCCCTCCGGAAACCCTGCGATCACCATAAAGGACTCTACTGCAATTTCTCCAAAACCCACAGAGACAGCGGGATCTGCTTGG CTCATGAAGGGGCCACCTGTGATCTGCTGGGCAAAATCTATCTGAATGGTGAGACCTTCCAGCCCAGCTGCAAACTGCAGTGTATCTGTTTGGACGGCGCCATTGGTTGTATCCCCCTCTGCTCTGACAGTGTGTGGCTGCCTTCCCCGGACTGCCCGTTCCCTCGCCGGAAGAAAGTACAGGGCAAATGCTGTGAAGAGTGGGTCTGTGAAGAGTGGGCCACTCAGAAGAAACCCTTTGAAAAGGGTATGGCAG TATACAGGGACaatccctccccaaaacctgATCTTCAGCTCAACAATCTCCAGGAAAACTGCTTGGTACAAACCACGGAGTGGAGCTCCTGCTCGAAGACCTGCGGCATGGGCATCTCCACGCGGGTAACCAACAACAACCCTCAGTGCCAACTGGAGAAAGAGAGCAGGCTTTGCATGGTCCGATACTGCAATGTCCCTTTGGAGAGGAGCATCAAG AAGGGGAAAAAGTGCGTGAGGAATCCAAAACCCCGCAAAGCGATCCACTTTGAGTTCACAGGCTGTACCAGCACACGCACCTACCGGCCCAAGTTTTGTGGCAGCTGCGTGGACGGGCGCTGCTGCACTCCGCACACAACCAACACCGCGGAAGTGGAATTCCAGTGCCCGGAAGGAGACTCTTTTGTGCGCAAGATGATGATGATCAAATCCTGCTCCTGCCATTATGACTGCCCGGTGGACAATGATATCTTCCTGGCTATCAACCACAGGCGAATGGTTGGGGACCATGTTGAAACAGAGAGGCAATAG